In Kribbella amoyensis, the genomic stretch CCCCCGGCCACTACTCGGACACGTTCGGTGACGACCAGACCGCGAAGTACTACACGATCAAGCGGACGATCCCGAAGTCGACGCTGCGCGCCGGGGTGAGCTTCCGGCGGCCGTCCGGCGGCAGCTTCGTCGTCCAGGCCGAGGTGAAGCTGAAGACGCTCGGGGGCGACCAGTGCGGCTGGAGCTACCCGCGGGCGTTCGAAGGTGACCAGGGCCTGGCGACCGGGACGGCGTCGAGCTGGTCGGACTGGCAGGAGTCCTGCTCGGAGTCGGAGCAGATGGTGCTGACGATCTCGCCGGGCAAGGACTACAAGGAGATTCGCGGCGTCCCGTTCGAGCTGCGGATCAACGAGGAGCCGCCGGTCGCCGACACCACCACCCTGCCGGAAGCGGCCGACGACCCGACCTGGACCTCGATGCCGGGCGCCACGCCGACGGACATCGTGCCCGGGTCGAGCTTCCCGGACGCGCCGCTGCTGGCGCCCGGGAGCTACAAGACCACGCTGATGCCGGGTGAGCTGCAGCTGTACAAGGTCAGGCTGGACTGGGGCCAGCGGATCCAGGCGCAGGTCACGGTCCCGAAGCTCGGCGCCGCGACCGGCAAGGCGGTGGACGGCATCCGGTACCTCGACACAGCGGTGATCTCGCCGATCGGCGAGGACGTGTACGCGGTGTTCGCGAAGGAGATGCCGGGTGGTTCCGGCAAGCGCGGCGTGCTGACGAAGGAGGGCGTGATCCAGGCGATCACGACCAAGGAGATCCGGTACCAGAACCGGGACGGCGCGAACAACCAGGACACCGGCACGTCCACCCCGGGGGACTACTACGTCGCCGTCTCGCTGACCCGCAAGCCCAACGACAAGGCGTTCACGGTCCCGATGACGCTCACGGTCGGCACCGTCGGGACGGCGGGCACGGGCAAGCCGGAGTACGTCGACGGCGCGACCCCGGTGGCGGGCGACTCGGTCACTCCGTCGGCGACGCCGTCCGAGGAGCAGCCGACCGAGCAGTCTTCGGAGGAGCCGTCGGGGGACAAGACCGAGGCGGGTGGACCGGTGAAGGACAACGGGTCGACCGACGACAGCGGGACGCCGTACGGGTTGATCGGCGGACTGGGTGGAGCCGCGGTGGTCCTGATGCTGCTCGGCGGCTGGGCGGTGTTCCGGCTGCGGAAGAAGCCGATCGCCGCGGGACCGCAGTACCCGGGGCAGCAGTACCCGGGCCAGCAGTACCAAGGTCAGCCGAACCCGGGGCAGCAGCACCCAGGGCCGCGGTCCCCGGATCAGAGGCCGCCGCAGCGGTGAGTTGAGACCCGTGAGCCCCGGACGGTTGCCGTCCGGGGCTCACGGGTGTCAGCGCAGGAGCAGCCAGGTCGTGGTCGCGAGCAGGCCGGCCGCGAGGGTGAAACAGCCGGCGGCGAAGGTGATCAGGAGCTTGCGGTTCTTGGGCTGCCGCGTGGGTGCTTCGGTGTCGATCCGCAGTACCTGACCCGTGGAGTTCGAGGGCGTCATTCGTCCGAAGCCGTCGGTGCCGGGCTCGGATTCCTCGATCACGGGCGCGGCCGGCGGGCCTGTTGGCGGCGCGGTCGCCGGGCCAGTTGGTGTCCAGGGACTGGGGAAGGGCGGGAGTTGGTCGAAGACCTCGGGTGGGTCGGGCTGGTTGGCCCACGGGGTCGTACCAGGGGCGGCGAGCGCGCCGGACTCGGCGAGCA encodes the following:
- a CDS encoding vWA domain-containing protein, with product MNRWALWPAAAVLTAVLSAVLPAALSAPPAFADPEPDSGKLVLVLDSSGSMKEPAGDGQTKIVAARTALTRVVGKLPEKAEVGLRVYGATVFKRSQPGACTDTQLTVPIGTGNRPQLRTAIAQYKPYGETPIGYSLQQAAKDLGPDGKRTIVLVSDGEATCAPEPCEVARSIAKQGIDLKIDVVGFRVGAKARSQLQCVAREGRGDYYDADSTEDLEAGLDRLSTRAFRPFRLSGKPVEGGPQQEGSPVLAPGHYSDTFGDDQTAKYYTIKRTIPKSTLRAGVSFRRPSGGSFVVQAEVKLKTLGGDQCGWSYPRAFEGDQGLATGTASSWSDWQESCSESEQMVLTISPGKDYKEIRGVPFELRINEEPPVADTTTLPEAADDPTWTSMPGATPTDIVPGSSFPDAPLLAPGSYKTTLMPGELQLYKVRLDWGQRIQAQVTVPKLGAATGKAVDGIRYLDTAVISPIGEDVYAVFAKEMPGGSGKRGVLTKEGVIQAITTKEIRYQNRDGANNQDTGTSTPGDYYVAVSLTRKPNDKAFTVPMTLTVGTVGTAGTGKPEYVDGATPVAGDSVTPSATPSEEQPTEQSSEEPSGDKTEAGGPVKDNGSTDDSGTPYGLIGGLGGAAVVLMLLGGWAVFRLRKKPIAAGPQYPGQQYPGQQYQGQPNPGQQHPGPRSPDQRPPQR